One window of the Pseudomonas lurida genome contains the following:
- a CDS encoding LysR family transcriptional regulator → MDIELARTFLEITRCGSLAAAAEKLHVTQTAITARVKNLESQLGSTLFVRNRAGARLTADGEAFVVYANQLLQTWEAAKRDLPLPEGYRNVLHIGGEVSLCNPLMLGWAQALRQQIPGHALRTEVREGDYLLRQLELGVLDAALVFQPQYWPGLQVEQVLEEKLILVELVSNPAPYVYIDWGPGFRQQHDAALPDKARAALSFNLGPLALQYILENGGAGYFRTRVVQSYLDSGVMQRVPKAPEFNFPTFVVYARARDSAVLQQALALLREVVKVESDWSQRWDPLI, encoded by the coding sequence ATGGACATCGAACTGGCACGCACCTTCCTCGAAATTACCCGCTGCGGCAGCCTGGCCGCGGCGGCCGAGAAACTGCACGTCACCCAGACCGCCATCACCGCGCGGGTCAAGAACCTGGAAAGCCAGTTGGGCAGCACGCTGTTCGTGCGCAACCGCGCCGGCGCGCGCCTGACCGCCGACGGCGAAGCCTTCGTGGTGTACGCCAACCAGCTGCTGCAAACCTGGGAAGCGGCAAAACGCGACCTGCCATTGCCGGAGGGCTATCGCAATGTGCTGCACATCGGCGGCGAGGTCAGCCTGTGCAACCCGTTGATGCTCGGCTGGGCCCAGGCCCTGCGTCAACAAATCCCCGGCCATGCGCTGCGCACCGAAGTGCGCGAGGGCGACTACCTGTTGCGCCAGCTGGAACTGGGCGTGCTGGACGCTGCCTTGGTGTTCCAGCCGCAATACTGGCCGGGCTTGCAGGTGGAGCAGGTGCTGGAAGAGAAACTGATCCTGGTAGAACTGGTGAGCAACCCGGCCCCCTACGTGTACATCGACTGGGGCCCCGGCTTTCGCCAGCAGCATGACGCCGCCCTGCCCGACAAGGCCCGTGCCGCGCTGAGTTTCAACCTCGGCCCGCTGGCGCTGCAGTACATCCTGGAGAACGGCGGCGCCGGCTATTTCCGTACCCGCGTGGTGCAAAGCTACCTCGACAGCGGCGTGATGCAGCGCGTGCCCAAGGCGCCGGAGTTCAACTTCCCCACGTTTGTGGTGTATGCGCGGGCGCGGGATTCGGCGGTGTTGCAACAGGCGCTGGCGTTGCTGCGTGAAGTGGTCAAGGTGGAAAGTGACTGGTCGCAGCGCTGGGATCCGCTGATTTGA
- a CDS encoding LacI family DNA-binding transcriptional regulator translates to MNKKKSVTISDIAKRVGMTTITVSRALSKPDLVKPATLARILEVAREMDYVPNAFARGLKRSESLIIGVITASVDNPFYSEMIKAISREAKLHGYTIMLVDTDELEELESKAVDTLLGYRVAGIILSPVSDEPSYQPDYLERLGNGKTPVVLLDRTIHESPFSRVVLDNYHSGIQAAHYLLRQTPQLKRLLVLTGPEHSRITVERLKGLREVLAEHPQVQVEVQAGDYTLMPSYLHTLDYLAEHSAPDAIMGFNQLITLGALRALRMHNIPHDSLTICGIDRLPFADIFGVPIACVAHDASLAGSSAVRLLLDRLEDPYKPRDKVVIAGQLENG, encoded by the coding sequence ATGAACAAGAAAAAGTCCGTCACCATCAGCGACATCGCCAAACGGGTCGGCATGACCACCATCACGGTGTCGCGCGCACTGAGCAAGCCCGACTTGGTCAAGCCGGCCACCCTGGCGCGCATCCTCGAAGTGGCGCGGGAGATGGACTATGTGCCCAACGCCTTCGCCCGCGGGCTCAAGCGCAGTGAAAGCCTGATCATCGGCGTGATCACCGCGTCGGTGGACAACCCGTTCTACAGCGAAATGATCAAGGCGATTTCCCGCGAGGCCAAACTGCACGGCTACACCATCATGCTGGTGGACACCGATGAGCTCGAAGAGCTGGAAAGCAAAGCCGTGGACACGCTGTTGGGCTACCGCGTGGCCGGGATCATCCTGTCGCCGGTCTCGGATGAGCCGAGCTACCAGCCCGATTACCTCGAACGCCTGGGCAACGGAAAGACCCCGGTGGTGCTGCTTGATCGCACGATCCACGAGAGCCCATTCAGCCGCGTGGTGCTCGACAACTACCACAGCGGCATCCAGGCCGCGCATTACCTGCTGCGCCAGACGCCCCAGCTCAAGCGCCTGCTGGTGCTGACCGGCCCCGAGCACTCACGCATCACCGTCGAACGCCTCAAGGGCCTGCGCGAAGTGTTGGCCGAACATCCCCAGGTGCAGGTCGAAGTGCAGGCCGGCGACTACACGCTGATGCCCTCCTACCTGCACACCCTCGACTACCTGGCCGAACACTCGGCGCCGGACGCGATCATGGGTTTCAACCAGTTGATCACCCTGGGCGCCCTGCGCGCGTTGCGCATGCACAATATCCCCCACGACAGCCTGACCATCTGCGGCATCGACCGCCTGCCCTTCGCTGATATCTTCGGCGTCCCCATCGCTTGCGTGGCCCACGACGCCTCGCTGGCTGGCAGCAGCGCAGTCCGCCTGCTGCTTGACCGCCTCGAAGACCCGTACAAGCCACGGGACAAAGTGGTGATCGCCGGCCAGTTGGAAAACGGCTAG
- a CDS encoding SDR family oxidoreductase: MTTTFDFTHQRVLVTGASSGIGREIAQQLIASGAEVFALGRDAQALAQLGCHTLCLDIADSAALDEALRALPPLHGLVNCAGISRLEPAAAISAEAFDQVMQVNARAAAQVGSRVAAKMIEAKIAGSIVNVSSQAALVALDDHLGYCASKAALDAITRVQCAEWGRFGIRVNSVNPTVTLTPMAAVAWSDPAKRDPALAAIPLGRFAQSVEVALPVLFLLSGAASMISGVSLPIDGGYTSR, encoded by the coding sequence ATGACCACCACCTTTGACTTCACCCACCAGCGTGTCCTTGTCACCGGCGCCAGCAGCGGCATCGGTCGCGAAATTGCCCAACAGTTGATCGCCAGTGGCGCCGAAGTCTTCGCCCTGGGGCGTGACGCGCAAGCCCTGGCCCAACTTGGCTGCCACACCCTGTGCCTGGACATCGCCGACAGCGCTGCCCTCGACGAAGCCCTGCGGGCCCTGCCGCCGCTGCACGGCCTGGTCAACTGCGCCGGCATCTCGCGCTTGGAGCCCGCTGCCGCCATCAGCGCCGAAGCCTTCGACCAGGTGATGCAGGTCAACGCCCGTGCCGCCGCCCAGGTCGGCAGCCGTGTGGCGGCAAAAATGATCGAGGCGAAGATTGCCGGCAGCATCGTCAATGTCTCCAGCCAGGCCGCGCTAGTCGCCCTGGACGATCACCTCGGTTACTGCGCCTCCAAGGCCGCACTCGATGCGATTACCCGCGTGCAATGCGCCGAATGGGGCCGCTTCGGCATTCGCGTCAACAGCGTCAACCCCACGGTCACGCTCACGCCCATGGCGGCCGTGGCCTGGTCGGACCCAGCCAAGCGCGATCCGGCGCTGGCGGCAATCCCGCTGGGGCGTTTTGCGCAATCTGTAGAAGTGGCCTTGCCCGTCCTGTTCCTGCTCAGCGGCGCCGCCAGCATGATCAGCGGCGTCAGCCTGCCCATCGACGGTGGCTACACGAGCCGCTAG
- a CDS encoding amidase, translating into MSEIGQLTAVQLLQHFRDKTLSPVEVTEDTLLRIERYNPVVNAYCHVDPEGALNAARASEQRWLNGQPCGALDGVPASIKDLTLTLGMPTRKGSRTSSAEGPWDVDAPFTAFMRKAGAVLLGKTTTPEFGWKGVTDNPLYGITRNPWDTRTTAGGSSGGAGAAAALNLGVLHQGSDAGGSIRIPCAFTGTFGIKPTFGYVPQWPASSMTILSHLGPMTRTVEDSVLMLQTIAQPDPRDGLIGAPRATPWLSGAADLKGLRVAYSPNFGYVDVDPQVAKVVAQAVAGLVQLGAHVEQIDPGFSDPLEVFSTLWAAGAARLTGPMSEAQKQLLDPGLLRIAQRGEQLSLDDFNAALEARAALVARMAAFHEHYDVLVSPMMPITAFDAGHDVPPGSGLQEWTQWTPFTYPFNLTQQPAASVPCGLAANGLPVGLHVVGARFADEHVLRVCQAYAKAFPTEHLQAPITRKT; encoded by the coding sequence ATGAGCGAGATCGGCCAACTGACGGCAGTGCAACTGCTGCAACATTTTCGCGACAAGACCTTGTCACCGGTGGAAGTCACCGAGGACACCTTGCTGCGTATCGAACGCTATAACCCGGTGGTAAACGCCTATTGCCACGTTGACCCGGAAGGCGCGCTGAACGCCGCGCGCGCCTCGGAACAACGCTGGCTCAACGGCCAGCCTTGCGGTGCATTGGACGGTGTGCCGGCGTCGATCAAAGACCTGACACTGACCCTCGGCATGCCCACTCGCAAGGGGTCGCGCACTTCATCGGCCGAGGGCCCGTGGGACGTCGACGCGCCCTTCACGGCTTTTATGCGCAAGGCCGGCGCGGTGCTGCTGGGCAAGACCACCACCCCGGAATTCGGCTGGAAAGGCGTCACCGACAACCCGCTGTACGGCATCACCCGCAACCCCTGGGACACACGCACCACGGCGGGCGGTTCGTCTGGCGGCGCGGGGGCCGCGGCCGCGTTGAACCTTGGAGTATTGCACCAGGGCAGCGACGCGGGCGGCTCGATCCGTATTCCCTGTGCGTTCACCGGCACGTTCGGCATCAAGCCGACCTTCGGTTATGTGCCACAGTGGCCGGCCAGCTCCATGACCATCCTCTCGCACCTGGGGCCGATGACCCGCACCGTGGAGGACAGTGTGCTGATGCTGCAGACCATCGCCCAGCCGGATCCGCGGGACGGCCTGATCGGTGCGCCGAGGGCCACGCCATGGTTGTCGGGCGCGGCTGATTTGAAAGGGTTGCGCGTGGCCTACAGTCCGAACTTTGGTTACGTGGACGTCGACCCGCAGGTGGCCAAGGTGGTCGCCCAGGCAGTGGCAGGCCTGGTGCAGCTGGGCGCGCATGTCGAGCAGATCGACCCGGGCTTCAGCGACCCGCTGGAAGTATTCAGCACCTTGTGGGCGGCCGGTGCCGCACGCCTGACCGGGCCGATGAGCGAGGCGCAGAAACAACTGCTGGACCCCGGCCTGCTGCGCATCGCTCAGCGTGGCGAGCAGTTGAGCCTGGACGACTTCAACGCAGCCCTTGAAGCCCGCGCCGCACTGGTGGCGCGCATGGCCGCGTTCCACGAACACTACGATGTGCTGGTATCGCCAATGATGCCCATCACGGCATTCGACGCCGGGCATGATGTGCCGCCCGGTTCCGGCTTGCAGGAATGGACGCAGTGGACGCCGTTCACCTACCCCTTCAACCTGACCCAGCAGCCGGCGGCGTCAGTGCCGTGTGGGCTGGCGGCGAATGGCTTGCCGGTGGGCTTGCATGTGGTGGGCGCACGGTTTGCGGATGAGCATGTGTTGAGGGTGTGCCAGGCGTATGCCAAGGCGTTCCCCACCGAGCACTTGCAAGCCCCAATCACCAGAAAAACCTAG